TTGGTGAAATGTTTTCCCATTCGACAAAAGCCGGAGAATTGCTAATTAACTCATGGGTATCAGCAGGTAAACCTCCCTTACCAGTAATGATGAAAGAACTGCCCCCAGCAATTTTATCATCTTTGATAGCACAAACATCTTTATTTAAACTTTCGGCATCTACTAAACTTGTTGGTAAATTAGTTAAACCAGAGGTAGGATCTACTCCAGGAGTGGTAATTTCCACATTACCACTCACACCAAATTCAGAAGATGCGGTAATATCACTTAATGCAGTTTCTTGGGGACGATATTGTAAACCAAATAGTTGATTAGTTGTAATATTAATATTTCCTCCCTTACCTAGATAAGCATTAGCCGTAATATCATTATTTTCATAGGGTACAGCTACAATAAATGGGGAATTAATATTAATGTTTCCGCCATTTCCTCCAGATTGATCTGTGCCGGCTGTAGCTGTAATATTGCTATGATGACGCATGAATAATAAATCTTTTATTTGTAGAGTAATTCCTCCTCCCTGACTACTTGCAGTTGCAGCATTAATAAAAGCTTTATTATCTAACGTTAAAGTACCTGCTTGAACAGAAATATCTCCACCTTTACCGCTTCCTTGACTATTTACTCCTATCCCTGCACCGTTTTTAATAATAAATAGTTGGGGATCTATATCAATACTACCACTATCACCTGTAGAACCTTTTTCGGTACTAGCAAATAATCCGGTATTTGTGCCGTCTAAAGTAATTTTATCTTTTACCTTCACAATGATATTACCACCTTTACCACTACCAGAAGTAGACGCTGATATTTTTACACCATCACTCAAATTTAAGTTTTGGGAGGTAATTAAAATGTTACCCGCATCACCACTTCCTTTACTTTCAACAGCTAATTTTCCCTGTCCTGAAATGTTAATATTTTCTGGTGCGGTAATTTGTAAATCACCTCCTTTACCACTGGCAGATGTGGAAGCGGAAAGGATGGAATTGGGGAACATGGTAATATCTAAATCAGGCTGATTTTGATAAGGATTGAGTTTTAAAGTACCTGCGGGCGCTTGTCCTTGGGTTTCGGCGAAAACTCCCACAACCCCGGCTAGGTTGATTTTAGAGGCGTTTAAGGTAATGCTACCACCATAATCTTGATTAGTAGCTGTTTCTGTGGTTGTGGCGGTAATTCTAGCGGTTTCTGATAGGGTGAAATTGGGACTATTAATAATAATATCTCCGGCTTTTCCAGTATTATTGGTTTCTACTGAAATAATGGGAGCAAAATTCTGGACACCCTCTCCAATATTGACAGAATTAAGAGCATTAATTGTTACTGTACCGCCATTTCCACTTCCATTAGTAAACGCAAAAATGTTGCCCCCATTAGTAAGATTTAAGGTTGAGGTGTTGACTAAAATATCTCCGGCATTGCCACTACTAGAGGTATTAGTTTTAATGGTAGAATTATTAGTAATATTAAGGGTATTGGCGGTAATCTTCACAGTCCCTGCATCCCCTTGACCGAAGGTATTAGCTCTCAACTCAGAACCACCCAGCAGTTCTAGGGATTTGGTGGAAATATCCACACCTCCTGCTTTTCCTACTGCTCCTGTTTGCACTTGACTACCAGCAGAACTATTACCATCAAACTTGACAGCATCAGTAGCGGTAATCTTCACAGTCCCTGCATCCCCTTGACCAAAGGTACTAGCATCAAGAAAAGAACCACCCAGCAGTTCTAGGGATTTGGTGGAAATACCCACACCTCCTGCTTTTCCTACTGCTCCTGCTGCCACTTGACTACCAGCAGAACTATTACCATCAAACTTGACAGAATCAGTAGCAGTAATCTTCACAGTCCCTGCATCCCCTTGACCAAAGGTACTAGCAGTAAGAAAAGAACCACCCAGCAGTTCTAGGGATTTGGTGGAAATATCCACACCTCCTGCTTTTCCTACTGCTCCTGCTCTCACTTGACTACCAGCACTACTTCCACCATCAAACTTGACAGCATCAGTAGCAGTAATCTTCACAGTCCCTGCATCCCCTTGACCGAAGGTACTAGCAGCAAGAAAAGAACCACCCAGCAGTTCTAGGGTTTTGGTGGAAATATCCACACCTCCTGCTTTTCCTACTGCTCCTGTTCCCACTTGACTAGTAGCATAACTTCGACCATCAAACTTGACAGAATCAGTAGCAGTAATCTTCACAGTCCCTGCATCCCCTTGACCGAAGGTACTAGCAGTAAGAAGAGAACCACCCAGCAGTTCTAGGGATTTGGTGGAAATATCCACACCTCCTGCTTTTCCTACTGCTCCTGTTCCCACTTGACTACCAGCACTACTTCGACCATCAAACTTGACAGAATCAGTAGCAGTAATCTTCACAGTCCCTGCATCCCCTTGACCGAAGGTACTAGCAGTAAGAAGAGAACCACCCAGCAGTTCTAGGGATTTGGTGGAAATATCCACACCTCCTGCTTTTCCTACTGCTCCTGTTCCCACTTGACTTTCAGCATAACTTCCACCATCAAACTTGACAGAATCAGTAGCGGTAATCTTCACAGTCCCTGCATCCCCTTGACCAAAGGTACTAGCATCAATATCAGAACCACCCAGCAGTTCTAGGGATTTGGTGGAAATACCCACACCTCCAGCGTTTCCGACTGCTCCTTCTTCCACTCGACTTTCAGCATAACTTCCATCATCAAACTTGACAGAATCAGTAGCAGTAATCTTCACAGTCCCTGCATCCCCTTGACCAAAGGTACTAGCATCAATATCAGAACCACCCAGCAGTTCTAGGGATTTGGTGGAAATACCCACACCTCCAGCGTTTCCGACTGCTCCTTCTTCCACTCGACTTTCAGCATAACTTCCATCATCAAACTTGACAGAATCAGTAGCAGTAATCTTCACAGTCCCTGCATCCCCTTGACCTAAGGTACTAGCATCAAGAAAAGAACCACCCAGCAGTTCTAGGGTTTTGGTGGAAATACCCACACCTCCAGCGTTTCCGACTGCTCCTTCTTCCACTCGACTTTCAGCATAACTTCTATCATCAAACTTGACAGAATCAGTAGCAGTAATCTTCACAGTCCCTGCATCCCCTTGACCGAAGGTACTAGCAGTAAGAAGAGAACCACCCAGCAGTTCTAGGGATTTGGTGGAAATATCCACACCTCCTGCTTTTCCTACTGCTCCTGTTTGCACTTGACTACCAGCAGAACTATTACCATCAAACTTGACAGAATCAGTAGCGGTAATCTTCACAGTCCCTGCATCCCCTTGACCAAAGGTACTAGCAGTAAGAAAAGAACCACCCAGCAGTTCTAGGGATTTGGTGGAAATATCCACACCTCCTGCTTTTCCTACTGCTCCTGCTCTCACTTGACTACCAGCACTACTTCGACCATCAAACTTGACAGCATCA
The window above is part of the Dolichospermum sp. DET69 genome. Proteins encoded here:
- a CDS encoding filamentous hemagglutinin N-terminal domain-containing protein, translating into MGLVINISKNAIAQITPDNTLGAESSTINHGALKDIINGGATRGTNLFHSFQEFNVDAGKSVYFANPTGIENILTRVTGGNVSNILGTLGVEGTANLFLINPNGIFFGNGASLDIRGSFTATTADSIKLGENGLFSATAPATSHLLNIQPEALFRNALRNQQAEIKSEGNLTVGQNLTFNADNLNLSGQIQAGGNLNLKANHTISIDGGNINTDNYGTGQGGDINITTGSLYLTNASILSASTYGQGDAGTMKITATDSVKFDGRSYAESQVQKGAVGKAGGVDISTKSIELLGGSFLPASTFGQGDAGTVKITATDSVKFDGRSYAESRVGTGAVGKAGGVDISTKSLELLGGSDIDASTFGQGDAGTVKITATDAVKFDGGSSAGSQVRAGAVGKAGGVDISTKSLELLGGSLLTASTFGQGDAGTVKITATDSVKFDGRSYATSQVGTGAVGKAGGVDISTKSLELLGGSFLAASTFGQGDAGTVKITATDAVKFDGRSSAGSQVRAGAVGKAGGVDISTKSLELLGGSFLTASTFGQGDAGTVKITATDSVKFDGNSSAGSQVQTGAVGKAGGVDISTKSLELLGGSLLTASTFGQGDAGTVKITATDSVKFDDRSYAESRVEEGAVGNAGGVGISTKTLELLGGSFLDASTLGQGDAGTVKITATDSVKFDDGSYAESRVEEGAVGNAGGVGISTKSLELLGGSDIDASTFGQGDAGTVKITATDSVKFDDGSYAESRVEEGAVGNAGGVGISTKSLELLGGSDIDASTFGQGDAGTVKITATDSVKFDGGSYAESQVGTGAVGKAGGVDISTKSLELLGGSLLTASTFGQGDAGTVKITATDSVKFDGRSSAGSQVGTGAVGKAGGVDISTKSLELLGGSLLTASTFGQGDAGTVKITATDSVKFDGRSYATSQVGTGAVGKAGGVDISTKTLELLGGSFLAASTFGQGDAGTVKITATDAVKFDGGSSAGSQVRAGAVGKAGGVDISTKSLELLGGSFLTASTFGQGDAGTVKITATDSVKFDGNSSAGSQVAAGAVGKAGGVGISTKSLELLGGSFLDASTFGQGDAGTVKITATDAVKFDGNSSAGSQVQTGAVGKAGGVDISTKSLELLGGSELRANTFGQGDAGTVKITANTLNITNNSTIKTNTSSSGNAGDILVNTSTLNLTNGGNIFAFTNGSGNGGTVTINALNSVNIGEGVQNFAPIISVETNNTGKAGDIIINSPNFTLSETARITATTTETATNQDYGGSITLNASKINLAGVVGVFAETQGQAPAGTLKLNPYQNQPDLDITMFPNSILSASTSASGKGGDLQITAPENINISGQGKLAVESKGSGDAGNILITSQNLNLSDGVKISASTSGSGKGGNIIVKVKDKITLDGTNTGLFASTEKGSTGDSGSIDIDPQLFIIKNGAGIGVNSQGSGKGGDISVQAGTLTLDNKAFINAATASSQGGGITLQIKDLLFMRHHSNITATAGTDQSGGNGGNININSPFIVAVPYENNDITANAYLGKGGNINITTNQLFGLQYRPQETALSDITASSEFGVSGNVEITTPGVDPTSGLTNLPTSLVDAESLNKDVCAIKDDKIAGGSSFIITGKGGLPADTHELISNSPAFVEWENISPNLTQVSTSPVKVTQKNINHHPQIQQAQGWMVTPDGKVVLTADPEKVTLQADKNNLPDCK